A region from the Branchiostoma lanceolatum isolate klBraLanc5 chromosome 2, klBraLanc5.hap2, whole genome shotgun sequence genome encodes:
- the LOC136428497 gene encoding acetyl-coenzyme A synthetase, cytoplasmic-like, with amino-acid sequence MADKGEGVYIPHDHIRENSHVSSIEQYQKMYKESVENPEAFWGKIAQDFYWKSQCSGKFWEYNYDVRQGEIFIKWMAGATTNVCYNCLDHNIEKGLGDSVAFYWEGNYPGDASQITYSELLKEVCKCANVLINKGVKKGDRVAIYMPMIVELVVAMLACARIGAVHSIVFGGFSADSLAGRILDSKSSVLITADGVYRGEKLLNLKDISDTAIQECLDAGFTVNSCIVVRHLGEKREPGAGGDMEHHPPKRPCIKLQTNWHNDRDCWWHDLMADASDQFEPVWLDAEDPLFMLYTSGSTGKPKGVLHTQAGYMLYAATTTKYVFDYKPGEIYWCTADIGWITGHSYITYGPMLNGATSVIFEGMPLWPDAGRMWEIVDKYKVSKFYTAPTAIRTLMKFGEDYVKKHSRKSLKVLGTVGEPINPEAWLWYYNVIGDKRCSIVDTYWQTETGGHVLTPLPGATPAKPGSATLPFFGQVPAVVNENGEELDGPCEGYLVLKQPWPGQMRTVYGDHQRFERTYFQKFPGYYCTGDGCTRDKDGYYWITGRTDDMMNVSGHLLSTAEVESALIEHSAVAEAAVVSYPHSIKGECVYCFVTLKEGKLFNDALVGELKGKVRQKIGPIAVPEYIQNAPGLPKTRSGKIMRRVLRKIARNQKDLGDVSTMADSSVVEVLFQNRPKNVQGWVE; translated from the exons ATGGCCGACAAAGGAGAGGGCGTGTACATCCCACACGATCATATCAGGGAAAACTCCCACGTCTCCTCCATCGAGCAGTACCAAAAGATGTACAAGGAATCCGTGGAAAACCCCGAAGCGTTCTGGGGCAAAATCGCCCAAGATTTCTATTGGAAAAGCCAGTGTAGCGGCAAGTTTTGGGAGTACAATTACGATGTCCGTCAGGGTGAAATTTTCATAAAATGGATGGCGGGAGCCACGACCAATGTTTGTTACAACTGCTTGGACCACAACATTGAGAAGGGTTTAGGGGACAGCGTGGCGTTTTACTG GGAGGGCAACTACCCAGGAGATGCTAGTCAAATCACTTACAGCGAGTTGCTGAAAGAAGTTTGCAAGTGTGCAAATGTCCTCATCAACAAAG GAGTGAAGAAGGGTGACCGTGTGGCCATCTACATGCCCATGATTGTGGAGCTTGTGGTGGCCATGTTGGCCTGCGCCAGGATCGGAGCTGTCCACTCTATTGTG TTTGGAGGATTCTCTGCAGACTCACTAGCTGGCAGAATCTTGGACTCCAAAAGCTCTGTTCTTATCACTGCAG ACGGAGTGTACCGAGGTGAGAAGTTGTTGAACTTAAAGGACATCTCAGACACGGCGATCCAGGAGTGTCTGGACGCGGGGTTCACGGTGAACTCGTGTATCGTGGTCAGGCATCTCGGAGAGAAGAGGGAGCCTGGCGCAGGGGGAGACATGGAACACCATCCTCCAAAAAGACCCTGCATCAAGCTCCAG ACCAACTGGCACAACGACCGTGACTGTTGGTGGCATGACCTGATGGCGGACGCCAGCGACCAGTTTGAACCAGTCTGGCTGGATGCTGAGGATCCGCTCTTCATGCTCTATACCAG TGGGTCCACAGGCAAACCCAAAGGTGTTCTCCACACTCAGGCTGGTTACATGCTCTATGCAGCAACCACCACTAAATATGTCTTCGACTACAAGCCAGGGGAAATCTACTGGTGTACTGCCGACATCGGCTGGATAACCGGCCACTCCTACATCACCTATGGACCAATGCTGAACGGAGCTACAAGTGTCATA TTTGAAGGAATGCCCTTATGGCCAGATGCTGGAAGGATGTGGGAGATTGTGGACAAGTACAAGGTCTCCAAATTCTACACAGCACCTACGGCCATCCGTACACTCATGAAGTTTGGAGAGGACTACGTCAAGAA GCACTCTAGAAAAAGCCTGAAGGTTCTAGGCACAGTTGGTGAGCCCATCAACCCAGAGGCCTGGCTCTGGTACTACAACGTCATCGGGGACAAGAGATGTTCCATTGTGGACACATACTGGCAGACGGAGACT GGTGGACATGTTCTGACACCTTTACCTGGTGCCACTCCAGCCAAGCCTGGCTCTGCA ACTCTCCCCTTCTTTGGTCAAGTCCCAGCTGTTGTGAATGAGAATGGTGAGGAACTGGACGGACCATGTGAAGGGTATCTG GTTCTGAAGCAGCCGTGGCCGGGACAGATGAGGACGGTATACGGCGACCACCAGCGCTTTGAACGCACATACTTCCAGAAGTTCCCAGGGTACTACTGCACCGGTGACG GGTGTACGAGGGACAAGGATGGCTACTATTGGATCACAGGGAGGACTGACGACATGATGAACGTGTCCGGCCATCTCCTCAGCACCGCAGAAGTGGAGTCCGCTCTGATCGAACACTCGGCAGTAGCGGAGGCTGCCGTTGTCTCGTACCCTCATTCCATCAAGGGAGAGTGTGTGTACTGCTTCGTCACTCTCAAAGAG GGAAAGCTGTTCAATGATGCGCTTGTTGGAGAACTAAAGGGCAAAG TACGCCAGAAGATCGGGCCGATAGCCGTCCCGGAATACATCCAGAACGCCCCCGGGCTTCCGAAGACACGCTCGGGCAAGATCATGCGGCGCGTACTGAGGAAGATCGCCAGGAATCAGAAGGACCTGGGGGACGTCAGCACCATGGCAGACTCCTCTGTGGTGGAGGTGCTGTTTCAGAACAGGCCAAAAAATGTACAGGGATGGGTGGAGTAG